The proteins below come from a single Chryseobacterium capnotolerans genomic window:
- the tssD gene encoding type VI secretion system tube protein TssD: MAERNSRGILKFNNGEGQKLLKMNYSVSRSTDVSGRVASDPSNALIKVTVEATEKSDILESLLNGKYKPTVGEITFNKSHEEGTLITLNWQNGYVIQHQVEFDAVDSNSMFISFVISAETISYGNSEYAGLWPTS, from the coding sequence ATGGCAGAAAGAAATTCGAGAGGAATCTTAAAATTCAACAACGGAGAAGGTCAGAAATTATTGAAAATGAACTACAGCGTGTCAAGATCTACTGACGTATCAGGACGTGTAGCATCAGACCCTTCTAACGCATTAATCAAGGTTACAGTAGAAGCTACTGAAAAATCAGATATCTTAGAAAGTTTACTGAACGGAAAATATAAGCCAACAGTAGGAGAAATTACTTTCAACAAATCTCACGAAGAAGGAACATTAATCACTTTGAACTGGCAAAATGGATACGTTATCCAACACCAGGTGGAATTTGATGCTGTAGACAGCAACAGTATGTTCATTAGCTTTGTGATAAGTGCTGAGACCATCAGTTATGGTAACTCTGAGTATGCTGGACTTTGGCCAACAAGCTAA